The genomic window AAACCGTTTTCCAGCTTGCGATGACCGCGTCACAGGTCTTCGATAACGCCGCCTCCGCGTTCCGCAAGCTTGTCTTGCCCAGGCACCGGGAGAGCGTCGCCGCCATGCCGGCATTGATGTCGGCGGTCTGGGGCGGCGAGTCGAAGCCCACCCGCAGCACCGTCTGCGCGGCCGAGAGGCAGTCGTAGGCGCTGGCGAGGCTTTGCGCCACGTCCTGGGGCAGCAGGTCGGTTTCTGTCAAGCGGCCAAGGATCGTGGCCGGGGAGCCGAGCGGGGGCAGGCGGCCCTCCGCCGCTTCCCGCAGCGCCAGATACTGGGCGATGAACTCCAGGTCTATGAGCCCGCCGCGCCGCCGCTTGACATCCCAAGGAGAGGAGGCGGGGCGATGCGTGTCCATCTCGGCGCGCATCTCCAGCACGTCCTTCCGCAGCTTCGTCGCATCGCGCGGCTGGCAGACGACCTCTTTGATGCCCTCCAGCAGGCGGGCCGCCGCGTCTTCCGGGCCGTGGACGACGCGGGCAGGCGTCAGCGCCATATGCTCCCAGGTCCAGGCCTCCTTGCGCTCGTAGGCGAGGAAGCTCTCCACCGTTACCGCCAGCAGTCCCTGCTGGCCGGAGGGGCGCAGGCGCGTGTCCACCTCATAGAGGCCGCCCGCCGCCGTCTGGGCTGAAAGCGCGGTGATGACCCGCTGGGCCAGCCGGTTGAAGTAGTGGGCGGCCGTCAGGGAGGAAGGGCCGTCCGACGGCGTGTCGTGCTCGCCGGTGTAGAGAAACACCAGGTCCAGGTCCGAGCCCGCGGTCAGGTTGGCGCTGCCGAACCGGCCCAGCGCCAGGATGATGAGGTCCGCCCCCGGCACCCGGCCGTGGCGGCGGCTGAAGGCCTCCTGCGCCGCGTCGGCAAGAGCGGGGACGATCAGGTCCGCCAGCCGGCTGTAGGCGGCGCGGGCATTCTCCGGCGTGATGCTGCGCTCCAGCAGCCCGACGCCGATGAGGAACTGGTTCTCCGCCACCCAGCGCCGGGCCTCGTCCAGCTTGCCTTCCAGATCGTCGAACCGCTTGAGCCGCAGCTCCAGCGATTCTGCCAGCAGCGTGGGGTCTGAAAGGGTGATGGCAGCGCCGGGGTCGAGCAGCGTGTCCAGCAGCTCCGGCGTGCGACGCAGCGCGTCGGCGATCGGCGGGGCCACTGTCAGCACCTTGGCCAGCAGCGTCAGCAGCGCCGGGTTGCTCTGGAACAGGGAGAAGATCTGCACGCCCGCCGGCAGGCCGGAGAGAAAGTCGTCGAACCGCATCAGCGCGGCGCGCGGGTCATGGGTGCGGGCCAGCGCCTCGGCGATGGCGGGCAGGGTCTCCTCCAGGAGCGCCCGTGCCCGGTCCGAGCGCATGGCCCGATACCGGCCGGAGCGCCACTTCTCGATCACCGGCACGCCGTCCGTCGGCGGCAGGTCGCGGCTGGCGAGCCACCCGGCCAGCGCCTGCGCCTCCAGCGGCACCTTGCGCGTCTCGCTCGCCACCGGCTCCACCAGCTGGTCGTAGAGTTTGGCAACCCCGTTGCCGTGCCGCTTGAGGGCCGCCGCCAGGTCGCGCTCCGAGCGGTAGCCGCAGAAGCGGGCGAAGTCGGCCACGGTCTCCTCGTCGTCGGGGATGCTGTGGGTCTGGGCGTCGTCCACCATT from Pedomonas mirosovicensis includes these protein-coding regions:
- a CDS encoding bifunctional [glutamine synthetase] adenylyltransferase/[glutamine synthetase]-adenylyl-L-tyrosine phosphorylase encodes the protein MPLSSQDRLLFPLPAPTAKIPAALWKEMLGPEPPLPAAELADHPLARAMAHAWKYSPYLKRLIRDDATRIARLLTEGPEAVVSAALAAVTSLNVDEMSTDDVMAALRHAKAAAALATALADIAALWPLEDVTGALADLAAAAANTALRAACRDVTGTTDPTGFTVLALGKLGSRELNYSSDIDLILLFDPGKLARGRRNEDPQTTAVKIAQRLVSCLSSRTAEGYVFRVDLRLRPDPDVTPLALPVQGAEAYYQSSALPWERSAFVRARPVAGDMALGGAFLADIRPFIWRRSLDYTVVRDIRDMSVHIREHFDQTEIDLYGYDVKRGRGGIREVEFFVQIHQMIHGGRDERLRLRPTLAALKALVETGKVSPKEADTLERAYRFQRAIEHRLQMVDDAQTHSIPDDEETVADFARFCGYRSERDLAAALKRHGNGVAKLYDQLVEPVASETRKVPLEAQALAGWLASRDLPPTDGVPVIEKWRSGRYRAMRSDRARALLEETLPAIAEALARTHDPRAALMRFDDFLSGLPAGVQIFSLFQSNPALLTLLAKVLTVAPPIADALRRTPELLDTLLDPGAAITLSDPTLLAESLELRLKRFDDLEGKLDEARRWVAENQFLIGVGLLERSITPENARAAYSRLADLIVPALADAAQEAFSRRHGRVPGADLIILALGRFGSANLTAGSDLDLVFLYTGEHDTPSDGPSSLTAAHYFNRLAQRVITALSAQTAAGGLYEVDTRLRPSGQQGLLAVTVESFLAYERKEAWTWEHMALTPARVVHGPEDAAARLLEGIKEVVCQPRDATKLRKDVLEMRAEMDTHRPASSPWDVKRRRGGLIDLEFIAQYLALREAAEGRLPPLGSPATILGRLTETDLLPQDVAQSLASAYDCLSAAQTVLRVGFDSPPQTADINAGMAATLSRCLGKTSLRNAEAALSKTCDAVIASWKTVFGAPRPPQREGKA